The nucleotide window CAGAGAGTTTCCTGCAATCCGATCACGAAAAAGCGCGTGAATGGAAGACCACGTTTAACGAGGCCGTTCAGCAACACCCCTACGCATACGAAGAGGCGGAGGCTTATGTCAACAGCTTTGCAAAAGAACATACTCTGGATCGCTACCTCGCTTTTGTAGCAAAAGCCAAGCAGACCCTGAAGATTCCGGTCATTGCAAGTATTCACTGTGTTTCGCAATACGACTGGAGCTATTTTGCCAAACGCATTCAGGAAGCCGGAGCCGATGCCCTCGAACTGAATATCTACGTGCTTCCGTCGGACATCAAACGAAGCGGTGCCGAAAACGAACAGGTCTACTTTGATGTAGCTGAACAGGTAAAACAGCAGGTCACTATCCCGTTTTCACTCAAAATAGGGTACTATTTTTCGAGCGTGGTGCACACCATCACTAAGCTGAGCGAATCGGGTGCGTCCGGTCTTGTATTGTTCAACCGACCCTATCATCCCGACATTGATATCCGCGAGCTGGAAATCTCTACCGGACAGGTTTGTACCACTTTCGACGACTACCTGCACACCCTGCGCTGGGTGGCAATTTTGTCCGGAATGGTCAAATGCGATATCTGTGCTTCTACCGGCATTCACAG belongs to Paludibacter jiangxiensis and includes:
- a CDS encoding dihydroorotate dehydrogenase-like protein, producing the protein MIDLSTTYMGLQLRNPIIAGSSGLMNNVEYLKELEEAGAGAVVLKSIFEEQIRHESESFLQSDHEKAREWKTTFNEAVQQHPYAYEEAEAYVNSFAKEHTLDRYLAFVAKAKQTLKIPVIASIHCVSQYDWSYFAKRIQEAGADALELNIYVLPSDIKRSGAENEQVYFDVAEQVKQQVTIPFSLKIGYYFSSVVHTITKLSESGASGLVLFNRPYHPDIDIRELEISTGQVCTTFDDYLHTLRWVAILSGMVKCDICASTGIHSYDVVIKQILAGASVIQIASALYKQGPDVIPGMLKGIKTWMEIHNFETIDQFKGMFSQKNIENPAAFERVQFMKLYSRIE